One genomic window of Cannabis sativa cultivar Pink pepper isolate KNU-18-1 chromosome 2, ASM2916894v1, whole genome shotgun sequence includes the following:
- the LOC115720929 gene encoding uncharacterized protein LOC115720929, with translation MLTSSTTTSTPDLTHNSLKIFTHPKDQYKLLFSNYNKHLMMKRDLSISTTTKSSSSSSSSMDQDQNYHGGSSASIPFMWESQPGTPKVKLRENPLPPLTPPPSYCYTTTKKSSSSNVKTRKKTSSSKPNLIRTIFPKHDTSTTKNTTRPRNNNNNNNNIFPSSPNNYSLSSPSSSSSLSSSPRSFSYYSSSSVPSSPACTKHRGGGRRWRMMSSSPRRLSVDSRVNNCHDHEENYEEYGGHDHDDESSPVSILCFNGRSSGANNVRSRSSCYSSFIKVLLNHK, from the coding sequence ATGCTCACAAGTAGTACTACTACTAGTACCCCAGACCTTACTCATAACTCACTCAAAATTTTCACTCATCCCAAAGATCAATACAAACTACTCTTCTCTAATTATAATAAGCATCTAATGATGAAGAGGGACTTATCCATATCCACTACTActaaatcatcatcatcatcatcatcatcaatggATCAAGATCAAAACTACCATGGTGGATCTTCAGCTTCAATCCCATTCATGTGGGAATCTCAACCAGGAACACCAAAAGTTAAGCTCAGAGAAAACCCTTTACCTCCTCTTACTCCTCCACCTTCCTATTgttacactactacaaaaaaatCTTCATCATCAAATGTTAAAACTAGAAAAAAGACCTCATCATCAAAACCAAATCTTATACGCACTATTTTCCCAAAACATGATACCTCTACTACTAAAAATACCACTAGACcacgtaataataataataataataataatattttcccTTCTTCTCCTAATAATTATTCTCTTTCATCACCATCTTCTTCCTCATCACTCTCCTCTTCTCCAAGGTCATTCTCCTACTACTCTTCTTCATCGGTACCGTCTTCTCCGGCTTGTACTAAACACCGCGGTGGTGGACGGCGGTGGAGAATGATGTCATCTAGTCCGAGGCGGCTTTCGGTAGATTCTAGGGTTAATAATTGCCATGATCATGAAGAGAATTATGAGGAGTATGGTGGCCATGATCATGATGATGAGTCTTCACCTGTTTCCATTCTCTGCTTTAATGGCCGTAGTAGTGGGGCCAATAATGTACGGTCCAGATCAAGTTGTTACTCATCCTTCATAAAGGTACTGCTTAATCACAAATAA
- the LOC115720704 gene encoding LOB domain-containing protein 13 isoform X1 — MSSSRDELDEIGKRIRSSNSTTTIDSVVLLPPPNNINNNININISDHHHNQIMGRRLVQSFGPAAAGTLNTITPCAACKLLRRRCAEECPFSPYFSPQEPQKFAAVHKVFGASNVSKMLMELAESQRADAANSLVYEANLRLRDPVYGCMGLISALQQQIQTLQAELNAVRTEILRYKFREATTTNTHTTTTNNNNTSTSTTTNANTNTTITTTSTHQAALLANLMSPHHHHQHQHQNNIIHHGGGVVSIASLPSQLANNNSNINSHHHLHHHDQSTILPVPDHHHHHHHPARLPPPPSPPPPPPPSIVVSASSTTSSTSSLYTSTNTTGYSSISSDNNVTYFD; from the exons ATGTCCAG taGCAGGGATGAATTGGATGAAATAGGAAAGAGGATCAGAAGTAGTAATAGTACTACTACTATTGATTCAGTAGTACTATTACCACCaccaaataatattaataacaacattaatattaatatttctgATCATCATCATAATCAAATTATGGGAAGAAGATTAGTACAATCTTTTGGTCCAGCAGCTGCTGGGACCTTAAACACCATAACACCTTGTGCTGCTTGTAAGCTTTTGAGAAGAAGATGTGCCGAGGAATGCCCTTTTTCTCCCTACTTTTCACCTCAAGAGCCTCAAAAATTTGCCGCTGTCCACAAAGTTTTTGGTGCAAGCAACGTCTCCAAGAtgcttatg gAATTGGCAGAAAGCCAGAGAGCTGATGCGGCTAATAGTTTGGTATATGAAGCAAACCTTAGGCTGAGAGATCCAGTGTACGGTTGTATGGGGCTAATCTCAGCCTTGCAACAGCAAATCCAAACTCTACAAGCTGAGCTTAATGCTGTAAGGACTGAGATATTGAGATATAAATTTAGAGAAGCCACTACTACTAATACTCATACTACtactacaaataataataatactagtACTAGTACAACTACTAATGCTAATACTAATACTACTATTACTACTACTTCTACTCATCAAGCTGCTTTATTAGCCAATTTAATGTCTccacatcatcatcatcaacatcaacatcaaaataatattattcatCATGGTGGTGGTGTGGTCTCCATAGCTTCATTACCCTCTCAATTagctaataataatagtaatattaattctcatcatcatcttcatcatcatgaTCAATCTACAATTTTGCCTGTTcctgatcatcatcatcatcatcatcatccggCTAGGCTGCCTCCGCCACCGTCTCCACCGCCACCTCCTCCGCCTTCTATTGTTGTTTCGGCATCTTCTACTACTTCTTCAACTTCTTCTCTATATACCTCTACTAATACCACAGGTTATAGCTCCATTTCCAGTGACAATAATGTTACctattttgattaa
- the LOC115720704 gene encoding LOB domain-containing protein 13 isoform X2 has protein sequence MSSRDELDEIGKRIRSSNSTTTIDSVVLLPPPNNINNNININISDHHHNQIMGRRLVQSFGPAAAGTLNTITPCAACKLLRRRCAEECPFSPYFSPQEPQKFAAVHKVFGASNVSKMLMELAESQRADAANSLVYEANLRLRDPVYGCMGLISALQQQIQTLQAELNAVRTEILRYKFREATTTNTHTTTTNNNNTSTSTTTNANTNTTITTTSTHQAALLANLMSPHHHHQHQHQNNIIHHGGGVVSIASLPSQLANNNSNINSHHHLHHHDQSTILPVPDHHHHHHHPARLPPPPSPPPPPPPSIVVSASSTTSSTSSLYTSTNTTGYSSISSDNNVTYFD, from the exons ATGTCCAG CAGGGATGAATTGGATGAAATAGGAAAGAGGATCAGAAGTAGTAATAGTACTACTACTATTGATTCAGTAGTACTATTACCACCaccaaataatattaataacaacattaatattaatatttctgATCATCATCATAATCAAATTATGGGAAGAAGATTAGTACAATCTTTTGGTCCAGCAGCTGCTGGGACCTTAAACACCATAACACCTTGTGCTGCTTGTAAGCTTTTGAGAAGAAGATGTGCCGAGGAATGCCCTTTTTCTCCCTACTTTTCACCTCAAGAGCCTCAAAAATTTGCCGCTGTCCACAAAGTTTTTGGTGCAAGCAACGTCTCCAAGAtgcttatg gAATTGGCAGAAAGCCAGAGAGCTGATGCGGCTAATAGTTTGGTATATGAAGCAAACCTTAGGCTGAGAGATCCAGTGTACGGTTGTATGGGGCTAATCTCAGCCTTGCAACAGCAAATCCAAACTCTACAAGCTGAGCTTAATGCTGTAAGGACTGAGATATTGAGATATAAATTTAGAGAAGCCACTACTACTAATACTCATACTACtactacaaataataataatactagtACTAGTACAACTACTAATGCTAATACTAATACTACTATTACTACTACTTCTACTCATCAAGCTGCTTTATTAGCCAATTTAATGTCTccacatcatcatcatcaacatcaacatcaaaataatattattcatCATGGTGGTGGTGTGGTCTCCATAGCTTCATTACCCTCTCAATTagctaataataatagtaatattaattctcatcatcatcttcatcatcatgaTCAATCTACAATTTTGCCTGTTcctgatcatcatcatcatcatcatcatccggCTAGGCTGCCTCCGCCACCGTCTCCACCGCCACCTCCTCCGCCTTCTATTGTTGTTTCGGCATCTTCTACTACTTCTTCAACTTCTTCTCTATATACCTCTACTAATACCACAGGTTATAGCTCCATTTCCAGTGACAATAATGTTACctattttgattaa